One genomic window of Paeniglutamicibacter sp. Y32M11 includes the following:
- a CDS encoding O-acetylhomoserine aminocarboxypropyltransferase/cysteine synthase family protein — translation MAEHQFGFRTRALHAGGTPDAEHGARAVPIYQSTSFVFKDSDDAANLFALQKYGNIYSRIGNPTVAAFEERIASLEGGLGAVATGSGMAAEFITFAALAGAGDHIVASSKLYGGTITQLDVTLRRFGVETTFVDSTDPAAYAAAIQENTKALYTEVVANPSGDIADLKGLAEVAHAAGIPLVVDSTLTPPYLLRPIEHGADIVIHSATKFLGGHGTTLGGVVVESGTFNWGNGKFPSMTEPVASYGNVSWWDNFGEYGFLTKLRSEQLRDIGPALPAQSAFQLLQGVETLPQRMDAHLANAKAVAAWLEKDERITYVNYAGLESHPHHERAKELLPLGVGSVFSFGVKGGRAAGNAFIEALQLASHLANIGDVRTLVLHPASTTHQQLSAEQLVAAGVPEDLIRFSVGLEDLEDILWDLDQALTASQQAAAAPAEETYDGAACSIDAARAAAVTGAK, via the coding sequence ATGGCCGAACACCAATTTGGATTCCGAACGCGAGCCTTGCACGCCGGTGGCACCCCCGACGCCGAACATGGTGCCCGTGCCGTGCCGATCTACCAGAGCACCTCATTTGTCTTCAAGGATTCCGACGATGCCGCAAATCTCTTTGCGCTGCAGAAGTACGGAAACATCTACTCACGCATCGGCAACCCGACGGTAGCCGCCTTCGAGGAGCGCATCGCGTCCTTGGAGGGCGGTCTGGGCGCCGTGGCCACGGGTTCGGGCATGGCAGCAGAATTCATCACCTTTGCCGCATTGGCCGGGGCGGGAGACCACATCGTGGCGTCCTCCAAGCTCTACGGTGGCACCATCACGCAGCTGGATGTGACCCTGCGTCGCTTTGGCGTTGAGACCACTTTTGTTGACTCCACCGACCCGGCGGCCTACGCCGCGGCCATCCAGGAGAACACCAAGGCGCTGTATACCGAGGTCGTGGCCAACCCCTCCGGCGACATCGCCGACCTGAAGGGTTTGGCCGAGGTCGCCCACGCCGCGGGCATCCCGCTGGTTGTCGACTCGACGCTCACCCCGCCCTACCTGCTGCGTCCCATCGAGCACGGCGCCGACATCGTGATTCACTCGGCGACCAAGTTCCTCGGCGGCCATGGCACCACCTTGGGTGGTGTTGTGGTGGAGTCGGGCACCTTCAACTGGGGCAACGGCAAGTTCCCCTCGATGACCGAGCCGGTGGCCTCCTACGGCAATGTCTCCTGGTGGGATAACTTCGGCGAATACGGCTTCCTGACCAAGCTGCGTTCCGAACAGCTGCGCGACATCGGACCGGCGTTGCCGGCACAGTCCGCATTCCAGCTCCTGCAGGGCGTAGAGACCCTTCCCCAGCGCATGGACGCCCACTTGGCCAACGCCAAGGCCGTTGCCGCCTGGCTTGAAAAGGATGAGCGCATCACCTATGTGAACTACGCGGGTCTGGAATCGCACCCCCATCATGAACGTGCCAAGGAACTGTTGCCGCTCGGCGTTGGTTCCGTCTTCAGCTTTGGCGTCAAGGGCGGTCGAGCCGCTGGCAACGCCTTTATCGAGGCGCTGCAGTTGGCCAGCCACCTGGCCAACATCGGGGATGTGCGCACCCTGGTGTTGCACCCGGCCTCCACCACGCACCAGCAGCTCTCCGCGGAGCAGTTGGTTGCGGCGGGTGTTCCGGAAGACCTGATCCGCTTCTCCGTGGGGCTTGAGGACCTGGAGGACATCCTGTGGGACCTTGACCAGGCCCTCACCGCCTCACAGCAGGCCGCGGCAGCACCGGCCGAGGAAACCTACGACGGGGCCGCCTGCTCCATCGATGCCGCCCGCGCGGCCGCCGTGACGGGAGCCAAGTAA
- the sfnG gene encoding dimethylsulfone monooxygenase SfnG has protein sequence MSTTPVSTVADLETPLKFAYWVPNVSGGLVVSTIEQRTGWDFEYNKKLARIAEDSGFEYALSQTRYAASYGADKQHEATAISLALLGATERLKVIAAVHPGMWHPGVLAKWLITADHISGGRMAVNVVSGWLKDEFVNFGLDWLEHDERYVRTEEFISVLRGLLTEKDFSYAGKYYNINDFTLSPAPLDIPGRAHPEIFFGGNSTAAQGAAGNTADWYFSNGRSLEGFEENIAGVLKAAAAAGTRTAPVKPRFGINGFVIARETEAEATETLREIIAKAHRPAVEGFAAAVKEAGQSTKDGKGMWSDSTFEDMVQYNDGFRSKLIGTPEQIAERIIDFKKIGVNLLLTGYLHFQEEVAAFGRDVLPLVRELEADLARKNGTELNTDLLPITNLEGARA, from the coding sequence ATGAGCACAACGCCCGTTAGCACCGTCGCAGACCTAGAGACTCCCCTCAAGTTTGCCTACTGGGTACCCAACGTCTCCGGCGGCCTGGTTGTTTCCACCATTGAGCAGCGCACCGGCTGGGACTTCGAATACAACAAGAAGCTGGCTCGCATCGCCGAGGACTCCGGCTTCGAATACGCTCTCTCGCAGACGCGTTATGCGGCCAGTTACGGCGCGGACAAACAGCATGAAGCCACCGCCATCAGTTTGGCCCTGCTCGGTGCCACCGAACGCCTGAAGGTTATTGCCGCCGTGCACCCCGGCATGTGGCACCCCGGTGTGCTCGCCAAATGGCTGATCACCGCCGACCACATCTCCGGCGGCCGCATGGCCGTGAACGTGGTTTCGGGCTGGCTGAAGGACGAATTTGTGAACTTTGGGCTGGACTGGCTGGAGCACGACGAGCGCTACGTGCGCACCGAGGAATTCATCTCCGTGCTGCGTGGTTTGCTCACCGAAAAGGACTTCTCCTACGCCGGGAAGTACTACAACATCAACGACTTCACGCTCTCCCCCGCCCCACTGGATATCCCGGGCCGGGCACACCCGGAAATCTTCTTTGGTGGCAACTCGACGGCCGCTCAGGGCGCCGCGGGCAACACCGCCGATTGGTATTTCTCCAATGGCCGCAGCCTGGAGGGCTTCGAGGAGAACATTGCCGGCGTGCTCAAGGCAGCAGCAGCAGCAGGTACCCGCACCGCCCCGGTGAAGCCGCGTTTCGGCATCAATGGCTTTGTCATCGCCCGCGAGACCGAGGCCGAGGCCACCGAGACGCTGCGCGAGATCATTGCCAAGGCGCACCGACCAGCGGTTGAGGGCTTCGCCGCCGCCGTCAAGGAAGCCGGCCAGTCCACCAAGGACGGCAAGGGCATGTGGTCCGATTCCACCTTTGAGGACATGGTCCAGTACAACGACGGCTTCCGCTCCAAGCTCATCGGCACCCCGGAACAGATTGCCGAGCGCATCATCGACTTCAAGAAGATCGGCGTCAACCTGTTGCTGACCGGCTACCTGCACTTCCAGGAAGAGGTTGCAGCCTTCGGCCGCGACGTGCTTCCGTTGGTGCGCGAGCTCGAGGCCGATTTGGCCCGTAAAAACGGCACGGAACTGAATACCGATCTTCTACCCATCACCAACCTCGAAGGAGCTCGCGCCTAA
- a CDS encoding histidine phosphatase family protein: MDAQIALVRHGQTEWNAEGRLQGQVDIPLNRQGRAQARTAGAELISIQWDVLVSSPLGRAVETASLLGADLGLEISERLPDLMERNYGAGEGRVVLGMSREKIDAILETAEPEAMVAARGIRALGHLVTAHPGMNLVVVAHGTLLRLTLEAVLGRPHPRIRNCEAVLLNVSDLENVLRDAGDQELAPRG, from the coding sequence ATGGATGCACAGATTGCCCTGGTCCGGCACGGACAAACCGAATGGAACGCCGAGGGGCGGCTCCAGGGACAGGTCGATATTCCGCTGAACCGCCAAGGCAGGGCGCAGGCCCGCACCGCGGGAGCCGAACTCATCAGCATTCAATGGGACGTATTGGTCTCCTCTCCGCTGGGTCGGGCGGTGGAGACAGCGTCGCTGCTCGGCGCGGATCTAGGGCTTGAAATTTCTGAACGCCTCCCGGACCTGATGGAACGCAACTACGGAGCCGGCGAAGGTCGGGTGGTGTTGGGGATGTCACGGGAGAAGATTGACGCCATTTTGGAGACTGCCGAACCCGAGGCCATGGTGGCCGCTCGTGGCATTCGGGCCCTGGGACATTTGGTGACTGCGCACCCCGGAATGAATCTGGTGGTTGTTGCCCACGGGACGCTGCTGAGGCTGACCCTTGAAGCGGTGCTTGGCCGTCCGCATCCACGCATCCGCAACTGTGAGGCAGTTTTATTAAACGTCTCCGACCTCGAAAACGTGCTGCGGGATGCCGGGGACCAGGAGCTGGCCCCGCGCGGCTAA
- the katG gene encoding catalase/peroxidase HPI, protein MSEAVTGKCPVMHGGRTHPTRGSANTEWWPNKLNLKILAKNTQVSNPLDEDFNYTEAFEALDLDAVKADLAETMTKSYDWWPADFGHYGPFFIRMAWHSAGTYRSHDGRGGGGAGQQRFAPLNSWPDNVNLDKARRLLWPVKKKYGQSISWADLMILAGNVAMETMGFKTFGFAGGRPDVWEADDDVYWGPEKVWLDNERYTGTRDLEAPLAAVQMGLIYVNPEGPDGLADPLASAIDIRETFRRMGMDDEETVALIAGGHTFGKTHGANAESFKGTDPEASSLEMQGLGWKSGFGTGHGDDTIGSGLEVTWTYHPTRWDNEFFHILFAYEWEMFLSEAGAQQWRPKDGGGADLVPMAHNPAARREPRMLTSDLALRFDPSYGEISRRFKDNQELFSEAYARAWFKLTHRDMGPKSRYLGKEVPAEDLLWQDPLPAAPAVTLGDAEIATLKALIASSGLSVQQLVSTAWKAASTFRSSDKRGGANGGRIRLEPQVSWTVNQPEQLAVVIAKLEEIVNEFNATSLIKTSFADVVVLAGNVGIEQAALAAGQELTVPFTPGRVDATQEQTDPEQFAWLEPVADAFRNYDSGFLQLPSEYLLIDRANLLGLSAPEMTVLLGGLRVLGNNWDGSNLGVFTDTPGALTNDFFANLMELGLEWTPDAEEKTYSTTDGRFNGSRVDLVFGSNSELRALAEAYAADDAKVTFGRDFAAAWAKLMDADRFELKK, encoded by the coding sequence ATGTCTGAAGCTGTAACCGGCAAGTGCCCCGTAATGCACGGCGGCCGCACCCATCCCACCCGCGGAAGCGCCAACACCGAGTGGTGGCCGAATAAGCTCAACCTGAAGATCCTGGCCAAGAACACCCAGGTCTCCAACCCGCTGGATGAGGACTTCAACTACACCGAAGCCTTCGAGGCCCTGGATCTGGATGCGGTGAAGGCCGATCTCGCCGAGACCATGACCAAGTCCTACGACTGGTGGCCGGCAGACTTTGGCCACTACGGCCCATTCTTCATCCGCATGGCCTGGCACTCGGCCGGCACCTACCGCAGCCATGACGGCCGAGGCGGCGGCGGCGCTGGTCAGCAGCGCTTCGCTCCGTTGAACTCCTGGCCGGATAACGTGAACCTCGATAAGGCCCGCCGCCTGCTCTGGCCGGTCAAAAAGAAGTACGGCCAGTCCATCTCCTGGGCTGACCTGATGATCCTGGCCGGCAACGTGGCCATGGAAACCATGGGCTTCAAGACCTTCGGCTTCGCCGGCGGCCGCCCGGACGTCTGGGAAGCCGATGACGATGTGTACTGGGGACCGGAGAAGGTGTGGCTGGATAACGAGCGCTACACCGGCACCCGCGACCTCGAGGCTCCGCTAGCAGCAGTCCAGATGGGCCTGATCTACGTGAACCCCGAGGGCCCGGATGGCCTCGCCGATCCGCTGGCCTCCGCCATCGACATCCGCGAAACCTTCCGCCGCATGGGCATGGACGACGAGGAGACCGTCGCGTTAATCGCCGGCGGCCACACCTTCGGCAAGACCCACGGCGCCAACGCCGAGTCCTTCAAGGGGACCGATCCGGAAGCATCGTCGCTGGAAATGCAGGGCCTGGGCTGGAAGTCCGGCTTCGGAACCGGCCACGGCGATGACACCATCGGCTCGGGCCTGGAGGTCACCTGGACCTATCACCCGACCCGCTGGGACAACGAGTTCTTCCATATCCTCTTCGCCTACGAGTGGGAAATGTTCCTCTCAGAGGCCGGCGCGCAGCAGTGGCGTCCGAAGGACGGCGGCGGCGCCGATCTGGTCCCGATGGCCCACAACCCTGCCGCACGCCGCGAACCGCGCATGCTCACCAGCGACCTGGCCCTGCGCTTTGACCCGAGCTACGGCGAGATTTCTCGCCGTTTCAAGGACAACCAGGAGCTGTTCTCCGAGGCCTACGCCCGCGCATGGTTCAAGCTGACCCACCGCGACATGGGCCCGAAGTCCCGCTACCTGGGTAAGGAAGTTCCGGCAGAGGACCTCCTCTGGCAGGATCCGTTGCCGGCCGCTCCGGCCGTGACCTTGGGGGATGCGGAAATCGCGACGCTGAAGGCACTGATCGCCTCTTCGGGCCTGAGCGTCCAGCAGCTGGTCTCCACCGCATGGAAGGCCGCTTCGACCTTCCGCTCCTCGGACAAGCGCGGCGGCGCCAACGGCGGCCGCATCCGCCTCGAGCCGCAGGTTTCCTGGACCGTGAACCAGCCGGAGCAGCTTGCGGTGGTCATCGCGAAGCTCGAGGAAATCGTCAACGAGTTCAACGCCACCTCACTGATCAAGACCTCGTTCGCCGATGTCGTGGTTCTGGCCGGCAACGTGGGCATCGAGCAGGCGGCACTGGCCGCCGGCCAGGAACTCACCGTTCCGTTCACTCCGGGCCGCGTGGATGCCACCCAGGAGCAGACCGATCCGGAACAGTTCGCCTGGCTAGAGCCGGTTGCCGACGCGTTCCGCAACTACGACTCGGGCTTCCTGCAGCTGCCCAGCGAGTACCTGCTCATCGACCGCGCGAACCTCTTGGGGCTTTCGGCTCCGGAGATGACCGTGTTGCTTGGTGGCCTGCGCGTGCTGGGCAACAACTGGGATGGCTCGAACCTGGGCGTCTTCACCGACACCCCGGGCGCGCTGACCAACGACTTCTTCGCGAACCTTATGGAACTGGGTCTGGAATGGACCCCGGACGCCGAAGAGAAGACCTACTCCACCACCGACGGCCGATTCAACGGCAGCCGCGTGGATCTGGTCTTCGGCTCGAACTCCGAGCTGCGTGCCCTCGCCGAGGCCTACGCCGCGGACGACGCCAAGGTGACGTTCGGCCGCGACTTCGCCGCCGCATGGGCCAAGCTCATGGACGCCGATCGCTTCGAACTCAAGAAGTAG
- a CDS encoding Fur family transcriptional regulator: MTKPVELEHVLRQASMRVTLPRVAVLAAVTANPHADTDTIRDAVRQAHPAVSHQAVYDSLKLLTQLGIVRKIQPHGHNARYETRVGDNHHHLVCRACGTVLDVDCAVGGAPCLHASNDHGFAIDEAEVIYWGLCPQCQNAG, encoded by the coding sequence ATGACAAAACCGGTCGAGCTCGAGCACGTATTGCGCCAGGCATCCATGCGCGTCACGCTCCCACGTGTTGCCGTGCTCGCTGCGGTGACCGCCAACCCTCATGCCGATACCGACACGATTCGCGACGCGGTACGTCAAGCTCACCCCGCCGTATCGCATCAGGCCGTATACGACTCGCTCAAATTGCTGACCCAGCTGGGCATCGTGCGTAAGATCCAGCCGCATGGGCACAACGCCCGTTACGAGACCCGAGTTGGAGATAACCACCACCATCTGGTCTGTCGTGCGTGCGGCACGGTGCTCGACGTCGACTGTGCGGTGGGCGGCGCTCCCTGTCTGCATGCCTCCAACGATCATGGCTTCGCTATCGACGAGGCCGAGGTCATCTACTGGGGACTATGCCCTCAATGCCAAAACGCGGGCTGA
- a CDS encoding bifunctional 2-polyprenyl-6-hydroxyphenol methylase/3-demethylubiquinol 3-O-methyltransferase UbiG — translation MGEKFFGNSTFYDRRAKAYDAMVASPIYNRVLWGTHPAQYSAFAARAIGSGDGPLLEVAVGTAQATALLHVASRRPSTLVDMSAPMLELAKASIRRAAGGDVPRRITFECRDMFSVPDGQRYETILGLGLLHLVPDVGALLTGLSEQLEDRGTLFLASLVKGSARSNAYLKLLKARGDITQARTAVELYELAAKANIGRVTVSHEGAMAYLRISS, via the coding sequence ATGGGTGAAAAATTCTTCGGCAACTCAACTTTTTATGACCGTCGAGCCAAAGCTTATGACGCGATGGTCGCATCTCCGATATACAACAGAGTCCTTTGGGGAACTCACCCGGCACAATATTCGGCCTTCGCGGCGCGAGCCATCGGCTCTGGAGACGGCCCATTGCTGGAGGTTGCGGTGGGGACCGCCCAGGCCACCGCGCTACTACACGTGGCCAGCCGGCGACCATCGACGCTGGTGGACATGAGTGCGCCCATGCTCGAGCTGGCTAAGGCATCGATACGCCGTGCCGCTGGTGGAGATGTTCCACGCAGGATCACTTTTGAATGCCGCGATATGTTCTCGGTGCCCGATGGGCAGCGTTACGAAACCATTCTGGGCCTCGGTCTATTGCATCTGGTCCCGGATGTTGGTGCGCTGTTAACCGGGCTGAGCGAGCAGCTAGAGGACCGCGGTACCCTCTTTTTGGCTTCGCTCGTCAAGGGATCTGCCCGCTCGAATGCCTATCTGAAATTACTCAAGGCACGCGGGGACATAACCCAGGCACGTACTGCCGTGGAACTTTACGAGCTGGCGGCAAAGGCAAATATTGGTCGGGTCACCGTGAGTCATGAGGGAGCGATGGCCTACCTGAGGATTTCGTCTTAG
- the acs gene encoding acetate--CoA ligase, producing MTETLAPALSTESSWSEAERLAFWDAAARRLSWAEPWHTIHTSTEVNSVTRRGPALRWFEGGKLNAAYNCVDRHVEAGRGDKVALHFEGEPGDRATVTYKDLQDRVSQAANALESLGITKGDRVVVYLPVLIETIVITLACARIGAVHSLVFGGFSAEALKFRVEDTAAKLLVTTDGQFRRGTSVPVKAHADEAVAGENAIEHVLVINRTGHTDINWVEGRDVWWHETVDTASTEHTPEAFDAETPLFIMYTSGTTGQPKGLVHTTGGYLTQTSWSHEFLFSNPDADKRDNDVHWCTADLAWVTAHTYEIYGPLSNGVTQVIYEGVPNAPHPGRHFEIIERYGVTSYYTAPTLVRSVMGWFPEGIPGEYDLSSIRLAGTVGEAVNPEAWRWLRAQIGRDTADGIPMVDTWWQSETGATILSPRQDDAAFKPGCGTRALPGVSVDIVDDQALTVGKNIQGNIVLTKTGPSMARTVWGNPERYYTSYWEKYAPQGWFLAGDGARFDEDGDIWILGRTDDVINISGHRLSTIEIESALVTHPAVVEAGVCPTSDAKTGHAATAFVVPLDKSIVGTDLQGEALLRQRELAAELRNHVATQIGPIAKPREIVFVPDVPKTRSGKIMRRLLTQLFERGTLGDTTSLQNEPCIAQIKEICEA from the coding sequence ATGACCGAAACCCTTGCACCGGCACTTTCCACCGAGTCATCGTGGAGTGAAGCCGAACGTCTCGCCTTTTGGGATGCGGCGGCCCGCCGCCTGAGTTGGGCAGAGCCATGGCACACCATCCACACCAGCACAGAGGTAAATAGTGTCACCCGGCGCGGACCCGCGCTGCGCTGGTTCGAAGGTGGCAAGCTTAATGCCGCCTACAACTGCGTGGATCGCCATGTGGAAGCAGGCCGCGGAGACAAGGTGGCGCTGCACTTCGAAGGCGAGCCCGGGGACCGAGCCACCGTCACGTACAAGGATCTACAGGATCGCGTTTCTCAGGCAGCCAATGCGCTGGAGTCACTGGGCATCACCAAGGGTGACCGCGTGGTGGTATATCTTCCGGTTCTCATCGAAACCATCGTCATCACCCTGGCCTGCGCCCGAATCGGCGCGGTGCACTCGCTGGTCTTCGGTGGCTTCTCCGCGGAGGCCCTGAAGTTCCGTGTTGAGGACACCGCAGCCAAACTCCTAGTCACCACCGACGGCCAATTCCGCCGCGGCACCTCGGTCCCCGTCAAGGCGCACGCCGACGAGGCCGTCGCCGGCGAGAACGCCATCGAGCACGTGCTGGTCATCAACCGCACCGGACACACCGACATCAACTGGGTCGAGGGCCGAGACGTATGGTGGCACGAGACGGTGGATACCGCGAGCACCGAACACACCCCCGAGGCCTTCGACGCCGAGACTCCCCTGTTCATCATGTACACCTCCGGGACCACCGGCCAACCCAAGGGCCTGGTTCACACCACCGGCGGCTACCTCACCCAGACGTCCTGGAGCCATGAGTTCCTCTTCTCGAATCCGGATGCGGACAAGCGCGACAACGACGTCCATTGGTGCACCGCCGACCTGGCCTGGGTCACCGCACACACCTATGAGATCTATGGGCCGCTGTCCAACGGCGTCACCCAGGTCATTTACGAGGGTGTTCCCAATGCCCCGCACCCGGGTCGCCATTTCGAAATCATCGAGCGTTACGGGGTGACCAGTTACTACACCGCGCCCACCCTAGTGCGCTCGGTGATGGGCTGGTTCCCCGAGGGTATCCCGGGCGAATACGACCTCTCCTCGATTCGGCTGGCCGGAACCGTCGGCGAGGCAGTGAACCCGGAAGCATGGCGTTGGCTGCGCGCGCAGATCGGGCGTGACACCGCCGACGGAATTCCGATGGTTGATACCTGGTGGCAGTCCGAAACCGGGGCCACCATCCTCTCCCCACGCCAGGACGACGCCGCGTTTAAGCCCGGTTGCGGCACCCGGGCGCTGCCCGGGGTGAGCGTGGACATCGTTGATGACCAGGCGCTGACCGTGGGCAAGAACATTCAGGGCAACATCGTGCTCACCAAGACCGGACCGTCGATGGCCCGCACCGTCTGGGGCAACCCCGAGCGCTACTACACCTCCTATTGGGAGAAGTACGCACCGCAGGGCTGGTTCTTGGCCGGGGACGGCGCCCGCTTTGATGAGGACGGTGACATCTGGATCTTGGGCCGCACCGACGACGTGATCAACATTTCCGGTCACCGACTCTCCACCATCGAAATTGAATCCGCACTGGTCACCCACCCCGCGGTGGTCGAGGCCGGCGTCTGCCCCACCAGTGATGCCAAAACTGGCCATGCCGCCACGGCATTTGTGGTGCCGTTGGATAAGAGCATCGTGGGCACCGACCTGCAGGGCGAAGCCCTCCTGAGGCAGCGCGAGTTGGCAGCCGAGTTACGCAACCACGTGGCCACTCAGATCGGGCCGATCGCCAAACCACGCGAAATCGTTTTTGTGCCGGATGTACCCAAAACGCGTTCGGGCAAGATCATGCGCCGATTGCTGACACAGCTTTTTGAGCGCGGCACGCTTGGTGACACCACGAGCCTGCAAAACGAGCCGTGCATCGCGCAGATTAAGGAAATCTGCGAAGCCTAG
- a CDS encoding acyl-CoA dehydrogenase family protein, translating to MAADSFTHALDIETDPNIFGAVNLDSFTGTTPARHLLKLTPGVPRDEHYDELAAVFRPIFAKIAAGASERDASRTLPFEPVGWLNRVRFGALRIPANQGGYGASVSDLFRLLIELAEADSQVAHLWRSHIGFVEAVLHLEDDALRHRWVERIVAGQIVGNAYTERGGNRLGTLNTKVSQQGERWILNGEKYYCTGTIYADWVAVAVSHPTRAGRQIAVVSTQHSGVKIFDDWDGFGQQLTGTGSTTFENVPVDTFLPEEQQINDPESAIFQLVLLAVQAGITRAVLNDVRSAVQARTRSFSTGTGVPVRDEPQVLQLVGEISGTAFAVDSIVLAAVAEIEVALADPSLSAAERFAVCELSADRAQSVVQPLVLGAASKLFDGLGASATAKSCNLDRHWRNARTVATHNPAIYKSRIIGDYEVNGTAPQQLNAIGDVGQHKTTDNV from the coding sequence ATGGCTGCCGATTCCTTTACGCATGCATTAGACATCGAGACCGACCCCAACATCTTTGGTGCCGTCAATCTCGACTCGTTCACCGGCACCACCCCGGCTCGCCACCTGCTGAAGCTGACCCCGGGCGTTCCGCGCGATGAACACTACGACGAACTTGCTGCGGTCTTCCGTCCGATCTTCGCCAAGATTGCGGCCGGGGCCAGCGAGCGTGATGCCAGCCGAACCCTTCCCTTTGAGCCGGTTGGCTGGTTAAACAGGGTCCGCTTCGGAGCCCTGCGCATCCCCGCCAACCAGGGTGGCTACGGCGCCAGTGTCTCGGACTTGTTCCGCCTGCTCATCGAGCTGGCCGAAGCAGACTCGCAGGTCGCCCACCTCTGGCGTTCTCACATTGGTTTCGTCGAGGCGGTTCTGCACCTTGAAGATGATGCCTTGCGTCACCGCTGGGTCGAGAGGATCGTTGCCGGACAGATCGTCGGCAACGCCTACACCGAACGCGGCGGCAATCGTCTGGGAACACTGAACACCAAGGTGTCCCAACAAGGTGAACGATGGATCCTCAACGGCGAAAAATATTACTGCACCGGCACCATCTATGCCGATTGGGTGGCCGTCGCGGTATCCCACCCCACTCGTGCGGGGCGCCAAATCGCCGTGGTCTCCACCCAGCATTCAGGGGTGAAGATCTTTGATGATTGGGACGGTTTTGGTCAGCAGCTCACCGGCACCGGATCAACGACATTCGAAAATGTCCCGGTTGATACCTTCCTGCCGGAAGAGCAGCAGATCAATGACCCGGAATCTGCGATTTTCCAGCTCGTCCTTCTTGCCGTGCAGGCTGGCATCACCCGTGCGGTGCTCAACGATGTCCGCTCCGCGGTGCAGGCGCGCACCCGCAGCTTCAGCACCGGAACCGGAGTTCCGGTGCGCGATGAGCCTCAGGTGCTGCAGCTGGTGGGAGAGATTTCTGGCACCGCATTTGCCGTTGATTCCATTGTTCTGGCCGCCGTCGCCGAGATCGAGGTGGCCCTGGCCGACCCCTCGCTAAGCGCGGCGGAGCGCTTTGCCGTGTGTGAACTCTCCGCGGACCGGGCCCAGTCCGTGGTTCAACCGCTGGTGCTCGGAGCAGCCAGCAAGCTCTTTGACGGCCTGGGCGCATCAGCCACCGCGAAGAGCTGCAATTTAGACCGGCACTGGCGCAATGCCCGCACCGTGGCGACCCACAACCCAGCGATCTACAAATCCCGCATCATTGGCGATTACGAGGTTAACGGGACGGCCCCACAGCAGCTGAATGCCATCGGCGATGTGGGACAGCACAAGACGACCGACAACGTATAA